A genomic region of Vibrio ziniensis contains the following coding sequences:
- a CDS encoding ethanolamine ammonia-lyase subunit EutB codes for MGPNYRYQLGSQTYQFASLKEVMAKASPLRSGDQLAGVAASSAEERVVAQMVLADLPLKTFLQDLLIPYEKDEITRLIIDEHDAQAFLEIAHLTVGDFRNWLLQESTTSVEISRVSKGITPEMAAAVSKIMRNQDLILVAKKCQVITAFRNTIGLPGRLSTRLQPNHPTDDVSGIAASMFDGLMYGNGDAVIGINPATDSVSQATKLMKLMDEVIQHYDIPTQSCVLTHVTNTIECIEKGAPVDLVFQSIGGTEATNQGFGVNINVLAEAYDAAQSLKRGTVGNNVMYFETGQGSALSANGHHNVDQQTCEARAYALARKFKPLLVNTVVGFIGPEYLFDGKQITRAGLEDHFCGKLLGLPMGCDICYTNHAYADQNDMDNLLTLLGVAECSFIMGIPGSDDIMLNYQTTSFHDALYARQVLGLKPAPEFEAWLKRMEIFSQDNQSQLANNLSPHFQTPLGLVKESR; via the coding sequence TGCATCACTTAAAGAAGTGATGGCTAAAGCATCGCCCCTACGCTCCGGAGATCAACTGGCAGGCGTTGCTGCATCTTCTGCAGAAGAAAGGGTGGTAGCACAGATGGTACTAGCCGACTTGCCATTGAAGACCTTCCTACAAGATCTGCTAATCCCGTATGAGAAAGACGAGATCACTCGACTCATTATTGATGAACACGATGCACAAGCATTTCTGGAAATTGCTCATTTAACCGTTGGAGATTTTCGAAACTGGCTGTTGCAGGAATCGACAACCTCTGTGGAAATTTCTCGTGTCAGTAAAGGCATCACGCCTGAAATGGCAGCGGCTGTTAGCAAAATAATGCGCAACCAAGACCTCATATTAGTTGCCAAAAAATGCCAAGTAATCACGGCATTTCGTAACACTATCGGCCTACCGGGTCGTCTTTCTACTCGTTTGCAACCTAACCACCCTACCGATGATGTCAGCGGCATAGCGGCATCAATGTTCGACGGTTTAATGTACGGTAATGGTGATGCCGTTATTGGTATCAACCCAGCCACAGACAGTGTTAGCCAAGCCACAAAGCTAATGAAGCTCATGGATGAAGTCATCCAACACTACGACATCCCAACCCAAAGCTGTGTGCTAACCCATGTGACCAACACCATAGAGTGCATTGAAAAAGGCGCTCCAGTGGACTTAGTTTTCCAGTCTATAGGCGGTACAGAAGCGACCAACCAAGGTTTTGGGGTCAATATCAATGTACTTGCAGAAGCGTACGATGCAGCCCAGAGTCTGAAACGCGGCACGGTCGGTAATAACGTCATGTACTTTGAAACTGGTCAAGGCAGCGCCCTTTCTGCAAATGGTCACCACAATGTCGATCAGCAAACCTGTGAAGCACGGGCTTACGCTCTCGCTCGCAAATTTAAGCCGTTGCTCGTAAACACTGTGGTGGGATTTATTGGCCCTGAATACTTGTTTGATGGAAAACAGATCACCCGAGCAGGACTTGAAGATCACTTCTGCGGCAAGCTGCTGGGATTACCTATGGGCTGTGATATTTGCTACACCAACCACGCCTACGCAGATCAAAACGACATGGACAACCTACTGACACTGCTTGGCGTAGCCGAATGCTCATTCATCATGGGCATTCCGGGTTCTGATGACATTATGCTGAACTATCAAACCACCTCTTTCCATGATGCTTTGTATGCGCGCCAAGTGCTGGGTTTGAAACCAGCGCCAGAATTTGAAGCTTGGTTAAAACGTATGGAGATTTTCAGCCAAGATAATCAGTCTCAGTTAGCAAATAATCTTTCACCACACTTCCAAACACCACTAGGTTTAGTTAAGGAGTCACGATGA
- the eutC gene encoding ethanolamine ammonia-lyase subunit EutC yields MSNVVELNQLVHQDPWNKLRQFTQARIGIGRVGTSIPTEELLRFQLSHAQAIDAVHVPLDEQKLVADLADNASLSNYLPAFSLHSQATDRLTYLQRPDLGRKLDEMSIDTLKKHSDQTPTPYDLAIVIADGLSSYAINHHAAPFLDALVSQLAQDTKHEWNIAPLCIVHQGRVAVGDDVGESINAKEVLVLVGERPGLSSPDSLGLYLTWNPHRGKEDSLRNCISNVRPEGLPYQAAAHKCFYLLSESRQLKLTGVGLKDRSDDSLLEQKSNAQFFSLTTFK; encoded by the coding sequence ATGAGCAATGTCGTTGAACTGAATCAACTGGTTCATCAAGATCCATGGAATAAGCTCCGCCAATTCACGCAGGCTCGTATTGGTATTGGACGTGTCGGAACAAGTATCCCAACAGAAGAGTTACTGCGTTTTCAGCTCTCACACGCTCAAGCAATCGATGCAGTGCATGTGCCGCTCGACGAACAAAAGTTGGTTGCCGACCTCGCAGACAATGCTTCGTTATCTAACTACTTGCCTGCTTTCTCTTTGCATAGCCAAGCCACTGACAGGCTGACGTATCTGCAACGACCAGATTTAGGCCGTAAGCTGGATGAAATGTCCATTGATACACTCAAAAAGCACAGTGACCAAACGCCGACACCTTATGACTTAGCGATAGTAATTGCTGATGGTCTTTCATCCTATGCCATCAACCACCACGCCGCACCATTCTTGGATGCATTGGTGTCACAGCTCGCACAGGATACCAAACACGAATGGAATATTGCGCCTTTATGCATAGTTCACCAAGGGCGAGTCGCTGTAGGTGACGATGTTGGCGAATCTATTAATGCCAAAGAAGTATTGGTGCTGGTAGGAGAAAGACCGGGACTCAGTTCACCGGACAGCTTAGGACTCTATCTGACATGGAATCCGCACCGAGGAAAAGAAGACTCACTTAGAAACTGCATTTCAAACGTGCGCCCTGAAGGATTGCCATACCAAGCAGCGGCTCATAAGTGTTTCTATCTGTTGTCTGAATCTCGCCAACTCAAATTGACAGGCGTGGGATTGAAAGATCGCTCCGACGATTCCCTGCTTGAACAAAAATCAAACGCACAATTTTTTTCACTAACCACTTTTAAATAA
- the eat gene encoding ethanolamine permease, whose amino-acid sequence MENNKTGLKRTLGKFQLWGIAVGLVISGEYFGWSYGWSQAGTLGFLITTIIIATMYTAFIFSFTELSTSIPHAGGPFAYAYRAFGPVGGYIAGFATLVEFVFAPPAIAMAIGAYLNVQFPTLDPKLVAVVAYIIFMGLNLVGVSIAATFELCVTILAIVELLVFMGVVSPGFSFANFAANGWAGSDVFSGEAMSGIFAAIPFAIWFFLAIEGASMAAEEAKDPQRTIPIAFVSGILTLVVLAVGVMFFAGGAGDWRELSNINDPLPQAMKMIVGESSGWLHMLVWLGLFGLIASFHGIIMGYSRQIFALSRAGFLPKSLSQVNQRFQTPHWAIISGGVVGIAAIFSDNLIVIGGQPLTANIVTMAVFGAIVMYIISMLALFKLRSTEPTLERPFRAPLYPYAPAVALVLAVLALVAMVYYNFLLTLIFVGLFALGFVYFKATHQQDADKEGNDVLLVAQVGESM is encoded by the coding sequence ATGGAAAACAACAAAACAGGTCTAAAACGGACTTTAGGAAAATTTCAGTTATGGGGCATCGCTGTTGGCCTCGTAATTTCTGGAGAATACTTCGGTTGGAGCTACGGATGGTCACAGGCGGGCACACTAGGCTTCCTGATCACAACCATCATCATTGCTACCATGTACACTGCGTTTATTTTTAGCTTTACTGAGCTATCCACTTCAATTCCACACGCGGGTGGACCATTTGCGTATGCTTACCGTGCTTTTGGTCCTGTAGGTGGCTATATTGCAGGTTTCGCAACTTTAGTAGAGTTTGTCTTCGCCCCACCAGCCATTGCTATGGCAATCGGTGCTTACTTGAATGTTCAGTTCCCTACTCTCGACCCTAAACTGGTCGCAGTGGTGGCTTACATTATCTTCATGGGTCTCAATTTGGTTGGCGTTAGCATTGCGGCTACTTTTGAATTGTGTGTCACCATTCTTGCTATCGTGGAACTACTCGTATTTATGGGTGTTGTGTCTCCTGGTTTCTCATTTGCAAACTTTGCTGCAAATGGTTGGGCTGGTAGTGATGTGTTCTCTGGTGAAGCAATGTCAGGGATCTTCGCAGCAATTCCTTTTGCTATTTGGTTCTTCCTAGCAATTGAAGGCGCTTCAATGGCAGCAGAAGAAGCGAAAGATCCGCAACGTACCATTCCAATCGCATTTGTTTCAGGTATTCTAACGCTGGTTGTTCTAGCGGTTGGCGTTATGTTCTTTGCAGGTGGCGCAGGTGACTGGCGTGAACTTTCAAACATCAACGATCCACTGCCTCAAGCAATGAAGATGATTGTCGGTGAATCCAGTGGTTGGCTACATATGCTGGTATGGCTAGGTCTGTTTGGTCTGATTGCATCTTTCCACGGCATCATCATGGGTTACTCTCGCCAGATTTTTGCCCTATCACGCGCCGGTTTCTTACCTAAGTCACTATCTCAAGTAAACCAACGTTTCCAAACCCCACACTGGGCAATCATTTCTGGTGGTGTTGTCGGTATCGCGGCGATTTTTTCAGACAATCTGATTGTGATTGGCGGTCAGCCGCTCACAGCAAACATCGTAACGATGGCGGTATTTGGTGCGATTGTTATGTACATCATTTCAATGCTTGCACTATTCAAGCTGCGCTCAACTGAACCAACTTTAGAGCGTCCGTTCCGTGCACCGCTTTACCCATACGCACCTGCAGTTGCACTTGTGTTAGCCGTATTAGCACTGGTTGCTATGGTTTACTACAACTTCCTGCTAACGCTTATTTTTGTCGGTTTGTTTGCTCTTGGTTTCGTGTACTTCAAAGCGACACATCAACAAGATGCCGACAAAGAAGGCAACGATGTACTGTTAGTTGCTCAAGTAGGCGAATCGATGTAA
- the folE gene encoding GTP cyclohydrolase I FolE produces the protein MSSGLSESAKLVKDALERRGLETPMQPNTVSREEKKEKIENHMREILNLLGLDLTDDSLEETPHRIAKMYVDEIFSGLDYANFPKITVIENKMKVSEMVKVKDITVTSTCEHHLVTIDGKAAVAYIPRGKIIGLSKINRIVRFFAQRPQVQERMTQQILVALQALLESDDVAVTIDATHYCVKSRGVMDATSVTTTTALGGIFKSNPATRAEFLHGLR, from the coding sequence ATGTCATCAGGTCTTAGCGAATCAGCAAAGTTAGTAAAAGATGCGCTAGAGCGCCGTGGTTTGGAAACGCCAATGCAACCAAATACGGTGAGTCGTGAAGAGAAGAAAGAAAAGATTGAGAATCACATGCGTGAAATCCTCAATTTACTTGGCCTTGATCTGACCGATGATAGTCTTGAAGAAACGCCACATCGTATTGCGAAAATGTATGTGGATGAGATATTCTCTGGGCTGGATTACGCTAATTTTCCAAAAATCACTGTGATTGAAAACAAGATGAAAGTAAGTGAAATGGTGAAAGTGAAAGACATCACTGTTACCAGCACTTGTGAGCATCACTTAGTCACTATCGATGGAAAAGCTGCGGTTGCTTATATCCCGCGTGGCAAAATTATTGGTCTGTCAAAGATCAACCGTATTGTTCGCTTCTTTGCTCAGCGTCCTCAAGTTCAAGAGCGTATGACGCAGCAAATTCTGGTTGCTCTGCAAGCTCTACTAGAGTCAGACGATGTGGCGGTTACAATTGATGCTACACATTACTGCGTAAAATCTCGTGGTGTCATGGACGCGACCAGCGTAACGACAACAACGGCATTGGGGGGGATTTTTAAATCAAACCCAGCAACGCGCGCTGAATTTCTTCACGGTTTACGTTGA